A section of the Telopea speciosissima isolate NSW1024214 ecotype Mountain lineage chromosome 3, Tspe_v1, whole genome shotgun sequence genome encodes:
- the LOC122653459 gene encoding uncharacterized protein LOC122653459 isoform X1, whose translation MMSDASVPHSEHKDLGPNYFGYHIREMVELLSQDEEFLSPFSSQTHESSATCAKVQAKIIHDECGRESKTFAASSSLFCDGIGDGLPDFKRERLKASLKESVLSLNQEVDEVDDDLRIILENGGLEVEETVKKYSDELFAKLGHMEQQLEELLDIVMSKSRSMTITEKQKLRKLIQELPPKNLDRIVEIVLGKRPQDCRPCDEVYIDLENEDNVTLWRLYYYVEAVASAKKLAS comes from the exons ATGATGTCAGATGCTTCAGTTCCTCATAGTGAACACAAGGATCTAGGACCTAATTACTTTGGTTACCATATACGGGAAATGGTTGAATTGTTATCTCAAGATGAGGAATTCCTTTCGCCTTTCTCCTCTCAAACTCATGAATCATCTGCAACATGTGCAAAGGTCCAAGCTAAGATCATTCATGATGAATGTGGTAGAGAATCTAAAACTTTTGCTGCTTCCAGTTCTTTATTTTGTGATGGCATAGGAGATGGACTACCGGACTTTAAGAGAGAAAGATTAAAGGCATCTCTCAAGGAAAGTGTGCTGTCCCTGAATCAAGAAGTTGATGAG gtggatgatGATCTGCGGATTATTTTAGAAAATGGTGGATTGGAGGTTGAGGAAACTGTGAAGAAATATTCTGATGAATTATTTGCAAAG CTAGGGCATATggagcagcagcttgaagaactTCTAGATATCGTGATGTCAAAGAGCAG GTCAATGACCATTACTGAGAAGCAAAAGCTTCGCAAGCTTATTCAGGAGCTTCCGCCAAAAAATCTAGACCGTATTGTAGAAATTGTCCTAGGTAAGAGGCCACAAGATTGTCGACCTTGCGATGAGGTCTATATTGATTTGGAGAATGAG GATAACGTGACACTTTGGAGGTTGTATTACTATGTTGAGGCGGTTGCAAGTGCGAAAAAGCTAGCATCGTAG
- the LOC122653459 gene encoding uncharacterized protein LOC122653459 isoform X2 — protein MMSDASVPHSEHKDLGPNYFGYHIREMVELLSQDEEFLSPFSSQTHESSATCAKVQAKIIHDECGRESKTFAASSSLFCDGIGDGLPDFKRERLKASLKESVLSLNQEVDEMVGPVMAMCKIKAYLREKEGLPSSSSASSTDLSQPSCKKQKKSSSPPLIGSKMPAETGGFGGVDDDLRIILENGGLEVEETVKKYSDELFAKLGHMEQQLEELLDIVMSKSRSMTITEKQKLRKLIQELPPKNLDRIVEIVLGKRPQDCRPCDEVYIDLENEDNVTLWRLYYYVEAVASAKKLAS, from the exons ATGATGTCAGATGCTTCAGTTCCTCATAGTGAACACAAGGATCTAGGACCTAATTACTTTGGTTACCATATACGGGAAATGGTTGAATTGTTATCTCAAGATGAGGAATTCCTTTCGCCTTTCTCCTCTCAAACTCATGAATCATCTGCAACATGTGCAAAGGTCCAAGCTAAGATCATTCATGATGAATGTGGTAGAGAATCTAAAACTTTTGCTGCTTCCAGTTCTTTATTTTGTGATGGCATAGGAGATGGACTACCGGACTTTAAGAGAGAAAGATTAAAGGCATCTCTCAAGGAAAGTGTGCTGTCCCTGAATCAAGAAGTTGATGAG ATGGTAGGTCCTGTTATGGCTATGTGCAAAATAAAAGCATATCTAAGGGAAAAAGAGGGTTTACCAAGCAGTTCGAGTGCATCAAGCACAGATTTGAGCCAACCTTCATGTAAGAAGCAGAAGAAATCCTCTTCCCCTCCATTGATTGGTAGCAAGATGCCTGCGGAAACGGGAGGTTTTGGAGGG gtggatgatGATCTGCGGATTATTTTAGAAAATGGTGGATTGGAGGTTGAGGAAACTGTGAAGAAATATTCTGATGAATTATTTGCAAAG CTAGGGCATATggagcagcagcttgaagaactTCTAGATATCGTGATGTCAAAGAGCAG GTCAATGACCATTACTGAGAAGCAAAAGCTTCGCAAGCTTATTCAGGAGCTTCCGCCAAAAAATCTAGACCGTATTGTAGAAATTGTCCTAGGTAAGAGGCCACAAGATTGTCGACCTTGCGATGAGGTCTATATTGATTTGGAGAATGAG GATAACGTGACACTTTGGAGGTTGTATTACTATGTTGAGGCGGTTGCAAGTGCGAAAAAGCTAGCATCGTAG